A DNA window from Gemella massiliensis contains the following coding sequences:
- a CDS encoding ABC transporter ATP-binding protein, whose product MGNEKKVRKADNFGKTFKRIMMMMFKTYTIPMILLIIFSIAGTIFSIIGPKIMGRATTELFEGLVAKINNTGEINFGKIAGILLTTLGLYAISSLFIFLEGWLMSNVSQKLTYDMRKDISVKINKLPMGYFEQRTVGETLSRITNDVDTFGQGLNQRFTQLIASVMTVLGILVMMFTISPVMSLIALVIIPISAILLGSLTKMSQKYFVNQQKSLSDVNGQVEESYSGQNIITAFNHKDKSIKEFKKKNSELYGSSWKSQFFSGMMFPIINFVGNLGYVGIVFSGGLLVANGKIGVGDIQAFIQYIRSFTQPIGQIAQSMTQVQSLTAAAERVFEFLDATEEQPVVNPIKITEKQGNVVFDHVRFGYIEDQIIIKNFTSDVKKGEMVAIVGPTGAGKTTMVKLLMRFYDINGGKITIDGKDISLFNRGDLRSYFTMVLQDTWLFKGTIMENLRYGRLDATDEEVIAAAKAAHIHHFIKTLPGGYNMELNEEASNISQGQKQLLTIARAILADKPILILDEATSSVDTRTEVLIQKAMNKLMEGRTTFVIAHRLSTIRNADKILVLKDGDIIEQGSHDELLEKKGFYSELYQSQFAE is encoded by the coding sequence ATGGGTAATGAAAAAAAAGTAAGAAAAGCTGATAATTTCGGCAAAACATTTAAAAGAATAATGATGATGATGTTTAAAACATACACTATACCTATGATACTTCTTATTATTTTTTCAATAGCCGGAACAATCTTTTCAATTATAGGTCCTAAAATTATGGGGCGTGCAACTACTGAGTTATTTGAAGGTTTGGTTGCTAAAATAAACAATACAGGCGAAATAAATTTTGGTAAAATAGCCGGTATTCTTTTGACAACATTAGGTTTATATGCTATTTCATCATTATTTATATTTCTGGAAGGTTGGTTGATGAGTAATGTTTCTCAAAAATTAACTTATGATATGAGAAAAGATATTAGTGTGAAAATCAATAAATTACCGATGGGGTATTTTGAACAAAGAACAGTTGGAGAAACTTTATCTCGTATTACAAATGACGTTGACACATTTGGGCAAGGGCTTAACCAAAGGTTTACTCAACTTATAGCAAGTGTAATGACGGTGTTGGGAATATTAGTAATGATGTTCACAATCAGTCCGGTAATGTCTTTAATCGCTCTTGTAATAATCCCGATATCTGCAATTTTATTAGGGAGTTTAACTAAAATGAGTCAAAAGTACTTTGTCAATCAACAAAAATCACTATCGGATGTTAATGGACAGGTGGAAGAAAGTTATTCAGGGCAAAATATTATTACAGCATTTAATCATAAAGATAAAAGTATAAAAGAATTTAAGAAAAAAAATAGTGAATTATATGGTTCATCATGGAAGTCACAGTTTTTCTCTGGGATGATGTTTCCTATTATAAACTTTGTAGGAAACTTAGGCTACGTGGGAATAGTGTTTTCAGGAGGGTTATTGGTTGCAAACGGAAAAATTGGAGTAGGTGATATTCAAGCATTTATTCAATACATTCGCAGTTTTACGCAACCTATAGGACAAATTGCTCAATCAATGACGCAAGTGCAAAGTCTGACTGCAGCGGCAGAACGTGTTTTTGAGTTTTTAGATGCCACTGAAGAACAGCCGGTAGTTAATCCTATTAAAATAACTGAAAAACAAGGTAACGTCGTGTTTGATCATGTTAGATTCGGGTATATTGAAGATCAAATAATTATTAAAAATTTTACAAGTGATGTTAAAAAAGGAGAAATGGTTGCAATTGTCGGGCCGACGGGAGCAGGGAAAACCACTATGGTTAAGTTGTTAATGCGTTTTTACGACATTAATGGTGGTAAAATTACAATAGACGGTAAGGATATTTCATTATTTAATAGAGGAGATTTACGTTCTTACTTTACAATGGTACTTCAAGATACATGGTTATTTAAAGGTACGATAATGGAAAACTTACGCTACGGTCGTTTAGATGCAACTGATGAAGAGGTAATAGCTGCGGCTAAAGCGGCTCATATTCATCACTTCATTAAAACATTACCGGGTGGATACAATATGGAATTAAATGAAGAGGCTTCAAATATTTCGCAGGGTCAAAAACAACTTTTAACTATTGCACGTGCTATTTTGGCAGATAAACCGATTTTAATTCTTGATGAGGCAACTTCAAGTGTTGACACAAGAACAGAAGTGTTAATTCAAAAAGCGATGAACAAGCTGATGGAAGGGCGTACAACATTTGTTATTGCTCATAGATTATCAACTATTAGAAATGCAGATAAAATTCTTGTTTTAAAAGATGGAGATATTATTGAACAAGGTAGTCATGATGAACTGTTAGAGAAAAAAGGTTTCTATTCAGAATTATATCAAAGCCAATTTGCAGAATAA
- a CDS encoding transglycosylase domain-containing protein: MTENNNERLSRRDRHSNDKKNVTPGGYISRGNNNPNQRPRALGEEVMRRKSQRLGGGVPNGSRRVSQGRNGNNSENNQNYSGGNKPPIRKSNRISNPNNKKKKNSVWAKVLRYGLYATSIFIITVFFLCVFWIFQAPAFDSKILDNNSRTVVYDVNNNEVAKLGNQVGENIETKDIPEQMQNAILATEDNRFFEHGAVDYRRLIGAVVSNLTSGFGSQGASTISQQLIKRTFLDDNKSVKRKVQEAYLAYKLEQNYDKETIFTMYVNRIYYSDGVYGLKTAAKYYYNKNVNQLTLPQMALLAGLPQHPNTYNPYDNPEAAKTRRDTVLHLMERHGKITQEELTAAQNTDVMSGIVKRDETSRVILSSEFDSKYTSYMNQIVNELRNSKEYKDYEGDVLNLGLKIYTNFDPKIQSTLSDSVTSNYVGIKQASNVSMVVLNNENSGIAALYGGKNQKFNGYNIATQAKLQPGSSIKPILAYGPAIEYLGWNSGQLIDDTKIQGSNIQNWDRVYHGKVTMNNALTMSYNIPAIRTYQQVGFDKVKQYAANVGIDITDDSLTTPIGGSKDGFSPLQMAAAYVPFSNGGYYATPKTIKKVYDNEGNEVRSFSKDDKKRVIKESTAYIMTSMLRNVVNGTAQYARVSGADMAVKTGTTTFGEGEATKYGFDINNYSKDSWTIGYTSNYTLAVWQGFDTIDGPTKYMTQQDTQKTQMLYRVNMQNIVKIHPPKGFTVPKDVGSVNGTVKVISDSERREIEERTKRNQESQRRDGDLNNGNSRNNSSNNDNNRNQRNQSSGNNTTRNNINDSNGDNDG; the protein is encoded by the coding sequence ATGACAGAAAATAACAATGAGCGTTTATCAAGAAGAGATAGACATTCAAATGATAAAAAAAATGTTACACCGGGAGGTTATATTTCACGTGGAAATAATAACCCAAACCAACGTCCTAGAGCGTTGGGAGAAGAGGTAATGAGAAGAAAATCTCAACGTTTGGGTGGCGGTGTGCCTAATGGTAGCCGTAGGGTATCTCAAGGGCGTAACGGTAATAATTCAGAAAATAATCAAAATTATTCAGGTGGAAATAAACCACCGATAAGAAAATCTAATAGAATAAGTAATCCTAATAATAAAAAGAAAAAAAATTCAGTCTGGGCTAAGGTATTAAGATACGGATTGTATGCAACGAGTATTTTCATAATAACGGTGTTTTTCTTGTGCGTATTTTGGATTTTTCAAGCACCGGCATTTGATTCTAAAATTTTAGATAATAATTCCAGAACAGTTGTTTATGATGTAAACAACAACGAAGTAGCTAAATTAGGTAATCAGGTCGGAGAAAATATAGAAACTAAAGATATACCGGAACAAATGCAAAATGCTATTTTGGCAACTGAGGATAATAGATTCTTTGAACACGGTGCAGTAGATTATAGACGTCTAATCGGGGCTGTTGTATCAAATTTAACAAGCGGATTTGGTTCGCAAGGTGCTTCGACAATTTCTCAGCAACTTATAAAAAGAACATTTTTAGATGATAATAAGAGTGTTAAACGTAAGGTTCAGGAGGCATATCTTGCTTATAAACTAGAGCAAAATTATGACAAAGAAACTATTTTCACGATGTATGTTAATAGAATCTACTATTCTGACGGAGTATATGGATTAAAAACAGCGGCTAAATATTATTATAATAAAAATGTTAATCAGCTTACTTTACCGCAGATGGCATTACTTGCCGGACTACCTCAACATCCTAACACTTATAATCCTTATGATAATCCGGAAGCGGCAAAAACCAGACGTGATACTGTACTTCATTTGATGGAACGTCACGGTAAAATAACACAGGAAGAATTGACGGCGGCACAGAATACGGATGTTATGTCCGGAATTGTAAAACGTGATGAAACCAGTAGGGTGATATTGTCAAGCGAGTTCGATTCTAAATATACATCTTATATGAACCAAATTGTTAATGAGCTTAGAAACAGCAAAGAGTATAAGGATTATGAGGGGGATGTATTGAATTTAGGATTAAAAATATACACAAACTTTGATCCGAAAATACAAAGTACACTAAGTGACAGTGTAACTTCAAACTATGTCGGTATAAAACAAGCAAGCAATGTTTCTATGGTTGTGTTAAATAATGAAAATAGTGGAATAGCGGCATTATATGGAGGAAAAAATCAGAAATTTAATGGTTATAATATTGCGACGCAGGCGAAACTGCAACCGGGGTCATCTATAAAACCTATACTGGCATACGGACCGGCGATAGAATATTTAGGGTGGAATTCGGGGCAATTAATTGATGATACAAAAATTCAAGGTTCCAATATTCAAAACTGGGATAGAGTTTATCATGGGAAAGTCACTATGAATAACGCCTTGACAATGTCGTACAATATTCCGGCTATTAGAACATATCAGCAAGTAGGCTTTGATAAAGTAAAACAATATGCGGCGAATGTTGGAATTGATATAACGGATGATTCACTAACAACACCTATAGGCGGTAGTAAAGATGGTTTTTCACCGCTTCAAATGGCAGCTGCGTATGTCCCGTTTAGTAACGGAGGCTATTACGCTACTCCTAAAACTATAAAAAAAGTATATGATAATGAAGGAAATGAAGTAAGAAGCTTCAGCAAAGATGATAAAAAACGAGTAATAAAAGAATCAACAGCTTATATAATGACTTCAATGCTCCGAAATGTGGTTAATGGAACGGCACAATATGCCAGAGTGTCAGGTGCTGATATGGCTGTGAAAACCGGGACTACAACTTTTGGAGAAGGAGAAGCAACAAAGTATGGTTTTGATATAAATAACTACTCCAAAGATTCTTGGACAATTGGTTATACAAGTAATTATACTTTGGCGGTGTGGCAAGGGTTTGATACCATAGATGGTCCAACTAAATACATGACACAACAAGATACACAAAAAACACAGATGTTGTATAGAGTTAATATGCAGAATATTGTTAAAATACACCCACCTAAAGGATTTACTGTACCAAAAGATGTGGGTTCTGTGAATGGAACTGTCAAAGTAATAAGTGATAGTGAACGACGAGAAATAGAAGAGAGAACTAAGCGAAATCAAGAATCACAAAGAAGAGATGGTGACTTAAATAACGGTAACAGTCGAAATAATAGTTCAAACAATGATAATAATCGAAATCAAAGAAATCAATCAAGTGGCAATAATACCACGAGAAATAATATAAATGACAGTAACGGAGATAATGACGGATAA
- the rapZ gene encoding RNase adapter RapZ codes for MKKKLVIITGISGAGKNTALEIFENQGYFCTDNLPGLLLEDFLRIIEEKDIDKIAVSIDIRSKHLFVDLKELLKKVQTSEYFDVKIIFLDSDDQVLVNRFKETRKNHPLSVKYSLLEGIKRERVVMADVKEVANYIYDTSNFTVKDLQTKILEDFGIEKRNSYHVTISSFGYKYGIPIDADNIIDVRFLKNPFYIKELREKTGCSEEVFNYVFSDKVTAEFYDKFKELIFYMIDKYQYEGRDKVAIAIGCTGGKHRSVSIARKLHEDVKNLGYRVYLEHRDINKGR; via the coding sequence ATGAAAAAAAAATTAGTAATCATTACAGGAATAAGCGGGGCCGGTAAAAATACAGCTTTGGAGATTTTTGAAAATCAGGGATACTTTTGTACAGATAATTTACCGGGATTGTTATTAGAAGATTTTCTTAGAATTATTGAAGAAAAAGATATAGATAAAATAGCAGTGAGTATTGATATTCGAAGTAAACACCTTTTTGTTGATTTGAAAGAATTATTAAAAAAAGTACAAACCAGTGAATATTTTGATGTAAAAATAATATTTTTAGATAGCGATGATCAAGTCCTTGTTAATCGTTTTAAAGAAACACGAAAAAATCATCCTCTATCTGTTAAATATAGTTTACTTGAAGGAATAAAGCGAGAAAGAGTAGTAATGGCAGATGTAAAAGAAGTGGCAAATTATATTTATGACACTTCTAATTTTACCGTTAAAGATTTACAAACTAAAATTTTAGAAGATTTTGGTATTGAAAAAAGAAACAGTTATCATGTAACAATATCAAGTTTCGGTTATAAGTACGGTATTCCTATTGATGCGGATAATATCATTGATGTTCGATTTCTTAAAAACCCTTTCTATATTAAAGAGTTGAGAGAAAAGACCGGATGCTCAGAAGAAGTATTTAATTATGTTTTTTCAGATAAAGTAACCGCTGAATTTTATGATAAATTTAAAGAATTAATTTTTTATATGATTGATAAATACCAATACGAAGGGCGAGATAAAGTAGCAATAGCAATAGGTTGTACCGGCGGGAAACATCGTTCGGTTAGTATTGCAAGAAAATTACATGAAGATGTAAAAAATTTAGGTTATAGAGTGTATCTTGAACACAGAGATATTAATAAGGGTAGGTAG
- a CDS encoding gluconeogenesis factor YvcK family protein — protein MNNRVKVVTIGGGTGLSVLLRGLKKYPLDITAVVTVADDGGSSGKIRSDMNIPSPGDVRNVIAALSDVEPYLEKMFQYRFDSGEVKGHPVGNLMLAAMTDIYGNFSTAVQIMSKILNVSGTVLPTTNEMATLNAVLKSGEIIRGESSITKAGGEIDNVYITPSKVKANADVIKAIEHCDYIVMGPGSLYTSIIPNLMISGVSEAIIKSSAKKMYVCNVMTQHGETDNYTVSDHIKAINKHIGKNIFDIVIANSNVFSKEILERYKEEQQTAVEIDKEEIATLGVELIENKNVGIVENNVIRHNADKVSELIYNYIIDDKPTIIYNKR, from the coding sequence ATGAATAATAGAGTAAAAGTAGTAACTATCGGTGGTGGAACCGGTTTGTCGGTTTTGCTCCGTGGTTTAAAAAAATATCCATTGGATATAACGGCTGTTGTGACTGTTGCCGATGATGGAGGAAGTTCCGGAAAAATTCGCAGTGATATGAATATTCCTTCCCCCGGAGATGTCAGAAATGTAATAGCTGCTTTGTCAGATGTAGAACCATATCTTGAAAAAATGTTTCAGTATCGTTTTGATTCTGGCGAAGTAAAGGGGCATCCGGTAGGTAATTTAATGCTTGCGGCAATGACGGATATATATGGGAATTTTAGTACAGCTGTTCAAATTATGAGTAAAATTTTAAATGTCAGTGGAACAGTTTTACCGACAACCAATGAGATGGCAACATTAAATGCAGTGCTTAAAAGTGGAGAAATTATTCGAGGTGAATCATCAATTACAAAAGCAGGTGGAGAAATCGACAATGTCTATATAACGCCATCGAAAGTAAAGGCGAATGCGGATGTTATTAAAGCAATAGAACATTGTGATTATATTGTGATGGGGCCGGGTAGTTTATATACATCTATTATTCCCAATTTGATGATATCAGGAGTATCAGAGGCTATTATTAAAAGCAGTGCAAAAAAAATGTATGTTTGTAATGTTATGACCCAACATGGCGAAACGGATAATTACACTGTATCAGATCATATAAAAGCAATAAATAAACATATTGGGAAAAATATTTTTGATATTGTAATTGCAAATTCAAATGTATTTTCAAAAGAAATTTTGGAACGTTACAAAGAAGAACAACAAACCGCAGTGGAAATAGACAAAGAAGAAATTGCTACACTTGGGGTGGAATTAATAGAAAATAAAAACGTCGGTATCGTTGAAAATAATGTAATTCGGCACAATGCAGATAAGGTATCTGAATTAATTTACAATTATATTATAGACGATAAACCAACAATTATTTATAATAAAAGGTAA
- a CDS encoding glucose-6-phosphate isomerase yields the protein MHLNFDYSKALNFFDKQEMKNMESYVKVAHDTLHNKTGIGNDFLGWLDLPTNYDKEEFSRIKIAAKKIQENSDVLVVIGIGGSYLGARAAIEMLNDSFYNFYDKGRKTPQVFFVGNTISSTYTQELVNYLKTTNKNFSVNVISKSGTTTEPAIAFRIFKELLEEKYGKAGAKERIFATTDRRRGALKSLADDEGYETFVVPDDVGGRFTVLTAVGLLPIAVSGIDIDKIMSGAKLAQNELATADLSKNIAYQYAVMRNILQQKGKLIEILVSYEPSMVYFNEWWKQLFGESEGKDGKALYPASVCFSTDLHSMGQYIQEGRRILLETILKVKTPNKDIELKEAENNLDGLNYLSGKTMNFVNTKAFEGTLLAHTDGGVPNFVIELPDMSEFTFGYLVYFFEKAVAISGYMQGLNPFDQPGVEAYKKNMFALLGKPGFEDLRKELEERLK from the coding sequence ATGCACTTAAATTTTGATTATTCAAAAGCGTTAAATTTTTTTGATAAACAAGAAATGAAAAATATGGAAAGTTATGTAAAAGTAGCACATGATACTTTGCATAACAAAACGGGAATAGGAAATGATTTTTTGGGCTGGTTAGATTTACCGACTAATTATGATAAAGAAGAATTTTCACGCATTAAAATAGCGGCTAAAAAAATTCAAGAGAACTCAGATGTATTAGTAGTAATCGGTATAGGTGGTTCATATTTGGGAGCAAGAGCGGCAATAGAAATGTTGAATGACAGTTTTTATAATTTTTATGATAAAGGTAGAAAAACTCCGCAGGTGTTTTTTGTAGGAAATACTATTTCATCTACATATACGCAAGAATTAGTGAACTACTTAAAAACTACCAATAAAAACTTTTCAGTAAATGTAATTTCTAAATCAGGAACGACAACAGAACCGGCAATTGCGTTTCGTATTTTTAAAGAGTTGTTAGAAGAAAAATATGGGAAAGCGGGTGCAAAAGAAAGAATTTTTGCTACAACTGACAGAAGAAGAGGTGCATTGAAATCATTAGCTGACGATGAAGGATATGAAACATTTGTGGTACCTGATGATGTAGGAGGACGTTTTACAGTATTAACGGCAGTAGGGTTATTACCAATAGCTGTGAGTGGTATTGATATTGACAAAATAATGTCAGGGGCTAAACTGGCACAAAATGAACTGGCAACAGCTGATTTATCTAAAAATATTGCCTATCAATATGCGGTAATGAGAAATATTTTACAACAAAAAGGTAAATTGATAGAAATTTTAGTTTCTTATGAACCGTCGATGGTATACTTTAATGAATGGTGGAAACAGTTATTCGGTGAGTCGGAAGGTAAAGACGGTAAAGCGTTGTATCCGGCAAGTGTGTGTTTTTCAACGGATTTACATTCAATGGGGCAATATATTCAAGAGGGGCGTCGAATTTTGTTAGAAACTATTCTTAAAGTGAAAACTCCTAACAAAGATATTGAATTAAAAGAAGCGGAGAACAACTTAGACGGTTTAAACTACTTGTCAGGTAAAACAATGAATTTTGTAAATACAAAGGCTTTTGAAGGAACACTACTTGCTCATACTGATGGTGGTGTACCGAACTTTGTAATAGAATTACCGGATATGAGTGAGTTTACATTTGGATATTTAGTATACTTCTTTGAAAAAGCTGTTGCTATTTCCGGATATATGCAAGGATTAAATCCGTTTGATCAACCGGGGGTAGAAGCGTATAAGAAAAATATGTTTGCTCTATTAGGAAAACCTGGCTTTGAAGATTTAAGAAAAGAATTGGAGGAGAGATTAAAATAA
- a CDS encoding transposase, producing the protein MLIENFIQNVNRELNRTRVKLMNIYKKQKGINYTLLKNNWKLILEDESNVTHGRFFFNRSFRSLVTRRDILDYLLGLDCIFKASYERVQDIRYAIRYRNELEFKELIEKSTIGLSDGVSKAINTMRKHKEYMLNSVRYSISNGSLEGINNKIKVLKRVSYGYNSFYNFRLRILVVSRLFVSEYKNNISFKGVLKNAKQHCIA; encoded by the coding sequence ATGTTAATAGAGAACTTTATTCAAAATGTTAATAGAGAACTTAATAGAACTAGAGTTAAGCTAATGAATATTTACAAAAAACAAAAAGGTATTAATTATACTCTTTTAAAAAATAATTGGAAGTTAATATTAGAAGATGAAAGTAATGTTACTCATGGTAGGTTTTTCTTTAATAGGAGTTTTAGGAGTTTAGTTACTAGACGTGATATTTTAGATTATTTATTAGGATTAGATTGTATATTTAAGGCTAGCTATGAGAGAGTTCAGGATATTAGATATGCAATAAGGTATAGAAATGAGTTGGAGTTTAAAGAATTAATTGAAAAATCTACTATCGGTTTATCTGATGGTGTTAGTAAGGCTATTAATACTATGAGAAAACATAAAGAGTATATGCTTAATAGTGTTAGGTATTCTATCTCTAATGGTTCTTTGGAGGGTATTAATAATAAGATAAAGGTTTTAAAGAGAGTTTCTTATGGTTATAATAGCTTTTATAACTTTAGATTACGCATTTTAGTTGTTTCTAGGTTATTTGTTTCTGAGTATAAAAATAATATTTCTTTTAAGGGCGTTTTGAAAAATGCCAAGCAACACTGCATTGCTTAG
- a CDS encoding ISL3 family transposase: MNNFNTKTKEIKEGEFIKNLLQIKDKNITIEKTHNETIKNNQKYFVFKGTLTYKPKKCECCGCLNKGYTVVKNGFNELTRINLLKISGIPAYLELRKQRFKCKTCNKKFVATTSFVDKYCSISKNVKFSIMSDLADTLSFKQIAKMNNVSVNTVIRTLYKCKSHVDILNYNTLPEYLCFDELKFTKDSKNGMSFIFLDALTHEIIDIVDGRTEYILNNYFSRFSKEARSNVKAICIDIYTPYMKLIRNKFPNAEIVIDRFHIIQNVNRELYSKC, translated from the coding sequence ATGAATAATTTTAACACAAAAACAAAAGAAATAAAAGAGGGAGAATTCATTAAAAACCTACTACAAATAAAAGATAAAAATATAACTATTGAGAAAACACATAACGAAACTATAAAAAATAATCAAAAGTACTTTGTATTCAAAGGTACCTTAACATATAAACCCAAGAAGTGTGAATGCTGTGGTTGTCTTAATAAAGGTTATACTGTAGTTAAAAACGGCTTTAATGAACTTACTAGAATTAATCTATTAAAAATATCAGGTATCCCTGCTTATTTGGAACTAAGAAAGCAACGTTTCAAGTGTAAAACTTGTAATAAAAAATTTGTAGCTACTACTTCTTTTGTAGATAAATACTGTAGTATTTCTAAAAATGTTAAGTTTTCTATAATGAGTGATTTAGCTGATACTTTATCTTTTAAACAAATAGCCAAAATGAATAATGTATCGGTTAATACTGTTATAAGAACTCTTTATAAATGTAAATCCCATGTAGACATTCTTAACTATAATACCTTACCTGAGTATTTATGCTTTGATGAGTTAAAGTTTACTAAAGATAGTAAAAATGGTATGAGTTTTATTTTTTTAGATGCTTTAACTCATGAGATTATTGATATAGTTGATGGTAGAACTGAGTATATTTTAAATAATTATTTTTCCAGATTTTCTAAAGAGGCTAGAAGTAATGTTAAGGCTATTTGTATTGATATTTATACTCCTTATATGAAGTTGATTAGAAATAAGTTTCCTAATGCTGAAATTGTTATAGATAGGTTTCATATTATTCAAAATGTTAATAGAGAACTTTATTCAAAATGTTAA
- a CDS encoding MATE family efflux transporter yields MYQGKNIKEQSIIFIKLLIPVLIYQIISYSSGMIGTFMAGHYSPTDLAGVSMGVNIWNPIMYTLNAIVLAIIPIVSQLIGKGREDEIPTKVRQFLYIAIAISIILIIGLNTLATPVVNSLGLEESIAKVTKKYLFYESFGVLSIFLYVVLRGFMDSLGLTRLSMIMMVISVPINVFFAYSFIFGKFGMPELGGAGNAVAVSVTYTALFFIALVLTIKHPKLNKYKIFQKESIKLNHWGEIFRLGVPIAFAAALETVVFSTLSLMVSRFDTTIIAAHQSALNFSGFLYSLPVSVANTVTIIVAFHVGAKNYKMAQRYTFIGCGIGMVFSFISGLMVYIFDSKIPYLYTNDKGVINLTAHLLLYAIGFAICDSFASCLAGVLRGYKKAVPICVTMGIGYYLIGIPISYYLVFVRNIGIDGLWIGWIIGLTFYAIGILIYYWYMKRKINRKIYSI; encoded by the coding sequence ATGTATCAAGGAAAAAATATAAAAGAGCAATCAATAATATTTATAAAATTACTTATTCCGGTATTGATTTATCAAATTATTTCATATTCATCGGGAATGATAGGGACGTTTATGGCAGGACATTACAGCCCGACAGATTTAGCAGGGGTAAGTATGGGAGTTAATATATGGAATCCAATTATGTACACGCTTAATGCAATAGTACTTGCCATTATTCCGATAGTATCACAGCTAATTGGAAAGGGAAGAGAGGATGAAATTCCGACGAAAGTTCGTCAATTTTTGTATATAGCTATAGCGATTAGTATAATTTTAATAATTGGGCTAAATACTTTAGCTACACCGGTAGTAAATTCACTAGGTTTAGAGGAAAGTATAGCTAAAGTTACTAAAAAATATTTATTTTATGAGAGTTTTGGAGTATTATCAATATTTCTTTACGTTGTACTTCGTGGTTTTATGGATAGCTTAGGCTTAACCCGTTTATCAATGATTATGATGGTAATTTCAGTTCCGATTAATGTATTTTTTGCTTATAGTTTTATTTTTGGAAAATTTGGAATGCCGGAGTTAGGTGGAGCCGGAAATGCTGTAGCCGTATCGGTAACATATACTGCATTGTTTTTTATTGCATTAGTCCTTACAATAAAACATCCAAAATTAAATAAATATAAAATATTTCAAAAAGAGAGTATTAAACTTAATCACTGGGGAGAAATTTTTAGACTTGGGGTACCTATAGCGTTTGCAGCAGCATTGGAAACAGTAGTGTTTTCAACATTATCACTTATGGTATCAAGGTTCGATACAACTATAATTGCTGCCCATCAATCAGCATTAAATTTTTCGGGTTTTTTGTATAGTTTACCGGTTAGTGTAGCAAATACTGTAACAATTATTGTAGCATTTCATGTTGGAGCAAAAAATTATAAGATGGCTCAGAGATATACATTTATTGGGTGTGGCATAGGTATGGTTTTTTCATTTATATCAGGACTTATGGTCTATATATTTGATTCAAAAATCCCTTATCTATATACAAATGATAAAGGGGTAATAAATTTAACAGCGCATTTGTTATTGTATGCAATAGGATTTGCCATTTGTGATTCTTTTGCTTCATGTTTAGCAGGGGTTTTGCGTGGTTATAAAAAGGCTGTTCCTATTTGTGTGACAATGGGGATAGGATATTATTTAATAGGAATACCTATATCTTATTATTTGGTATTCGTTCGCAATATAGGAATTGATGGTCTATGGATAGGCTGGATTATCGGTTTAACCTTTTATGCTATCGGTATTTTAATTTATTATTGGTATATGAAAAGAAAGATTAACAGGAAAATTTATTCAATATAA
- a CDS encoding DegV family protein, with product MNWKIVVDTGCDLREIPNLAENTVFERIPFSIQIGEKEYKDTLDLDIDFMMEEIYSSEKVARSACPSPNAFLSAYKNTDNIFVLTLTSGLSGSYNSAKIAEKMLYEINPAANIHVIDSLSAGGHMDLLVLKLNSLIGQGYDFEEIVEKITEYHKNSKLLFVLEKVDNLVKNGRLSKLAATVVGLLNIRMVGEASDEGTLHLLHKVRGEKKQLLRL from the coding sequence ATGAATTGGAAAATAGTGGTAGATACCGGCTGCGACTTACGGGAAATACCTAATTTAGCAGAGAATACAGTTTTTGAAAGAATTCCATTTTCTATTCAAATAGGGGAGAAAGAGTACAAAGATACTTTAGATTTAGATATAGATTTTATGATGGAAGAAATTTATTCAAGTGAAAAAGTAGCACGTTCTGCATGCCCTAGTCCTAATGCGTTTTTATCAGCATATAAAAATACAGATAATATATTCGTTTTAACACTAACCAGCGGATTATCAGGCAGTTATAATAGTGCAAAAATCGCTGAGAAAATGTTATATGAAATCAACCCGGCAGCTAATATACATGTAATAGATAGCTTATCGGCAGGGGGGCATATGGATTTATTAGTCTTGAAGTTAAATAGTTTAATAGGTCAAGGATATGATTTTGAGGAGATAGTGGAAAAAATAACAGAGTATCATAAAAATTCAAAATTATTATTTGTATTGGAAAAAGTTGATAATTTAGTAAAAAACGGAAGACTTAGTAAACTAGCGGCAACCGTTGTCGGACTTTTAAATATTCGTATGGTTGGGGAAGCAAGTGATGAAGGGACGCTTCATTTATTACATAAAGTTCGTGGTGAAAAAAAGCAATTACTGAGATTATAA